GGGTGAAGGTTTTTATAGATGAAATAATCATGCTTTTGATCGATGGCATGTTCAAGTGCCACTTCTGCTTCTTTAAGTTCATCTATATTATTGTTAAGTTGTTCAGGACTACTCGCACCGATCGTGATATCTAAGATAAGATCTATATTATCTTCTAAATGGAAAGTATGTGATTCTAAATATTCATGAAGTTTACGTAAAAATGATTTCATCATCGGTAAATTACTATAGTTATATTTTAATGCAAACCCTTCGTTATTGTAACGATAAACTTTTGTCAGATGCTTTTCTGTACACTCATTAAGTGATTCTGCAACCATTTTCATCAGCTTATTTGAGATCTCATGACCGTAAATATTTTGAATTTTGACATAGTTATTGATCTGTATTAACACAATTACAGATTGTTGAAACTCCTGTTGTTGCAGATCGATGAATAGACAACGGCGGTTTGGTACTTTAGTTAACTCATCAATATTTTTATTGTTATTCATTCTCTTTTGCATAATTTCCGGAATCTTTGAGAAAAAATAAACTACAGGTAAAAGAGCCAGTGCTATGAAAATTAAAATATAAATAAACTTATTTTGAAGAGAGGTAATATCCTGACTTATATGCTCAAATTTTAAATCCATAACCATTTTCAGGTTTTGAGAATTTTTAAGGTTATCAATCTGAGCAGAATAAAATCTTTCTCCGTAATGGTGAGGTTGTGTCAATATTTTTTCTGCTATTTTTTTCTCAAATGTATTAAAAATAGTCATACTTTCAAAATAATCACCTTCTATCCCGCCGTGATTATTATTATTCATGATGTATCGACCTTTATTGTCGATAATATAGATGTTATAAAAGGTAGATTCATTAAGCTTTTTAAAAAAAGTATGTAAAGAGATATTGTAGATAAGCATCCCGCGTTTTACACCCTGGTTGTCATATAAAACTTTTCCAAGACGTATTGTTGCTTTTTTAGGGAGCTCTATCTCATTGTGCTCTATATTTAAGTCGATGTTAGAGATTCCTATTTTACCTTGAGATAAACCTTTAAACTGTTCAAAATAATCTCTATTTGACTTATCTTGAAGCAAAGAAGAGGGGACAACATAAAACTGCGTATCGTTAGTATTAGCATCGCGAACTATACGCTCTGTTCTTATTTGTTCCACCCCTTGCATATCTAAAAGACGTATTTGAAAAACATCTGGGAAAGATTTCTCTATAGTTAAAAAAAGGTTTTCTACAACCTCTTTATCACTCTTGGTACGAATATATTTATTGAGATAAATATTTTCAGAAAGAATAT
Above is a window of Sulfurimonas marina DNA encoding:
- a CDS encoding EAL domain-containing protein, with product MQERILDRWFLQLTNTKIYLISYLMGASILIVAMVNIFNIVNKNDVSTVSVQHFQNKFLEKEKYINDYFNSYISSLNILSENIYLNKYIRTKSDKEVVENLFLTIEKSFPDVFQIRLLDMQGVEQIRTERIVRDANTNDTQFYVVPSSLLQDKSNRDYFEQFKGLSQGKIGISNIDLNIEHNEIELPKKATIRLGKVLYDNQGVKRGMLIYNISLHTFFKKLNESTFYNIYIIDNKGRYIMNNNNHGGIEGDYFESMTIFNTFEKKIAEKILTQPHHYGERFYSAQIDNLKNSQNLKMVMDLKFEHISQDITSLQNKFIYILIFIALALLPVVYFFSKIPEIMQKRMNNNKNIDELTKVPNRRCLFIDLQQQEFQQSVIVLIQINNYVKIQNIYGHEISNKLMKMVAESLNECTEKHLTKVYRYNNEGFALKYNYSNLPMMKSFLRKLHEYLESHTFHLEDNIDLILDITIGASSPEQLNNNIDELKEAEVALEHAIDQKHDYFIYKNLHPHSVEANKKNLKVAQSVKQAIDDQKLELHYQPIINNASGKIEKYETLMRIKNGEQLLFPDTFIPIAKELKKYKALTRILVEQSFAYFQNKPYEFSINLSIEDIQDETFQTFLFSKIDEYKVHNKLVVEIVESENIHDYQFFYTFIKNLKEVKCKVAIDDFGSGYSNFQHIIALSDYIDYIKLDGSLVRDILTDHKAQKLVKNIKLLCEELSLKTIAEYVENNEVFNYLKALGIDYSQGYYIGKPSSIIRHNLDAA